From the genome of Solidesulfovibrio magneticus RS-1:
GCATATTCGAGCGTCTGGGCCTGGACCAGCCCCAGACGCTCAACGGACAAGTGTTCAGTTTGCCATTCGCGGGACAGGCTCAGAGGTGTGCCCGAAAAACGTTGGTTTCAGGGAGACCAGCAGGTGTTCAGCCCGTCATGGCCAGGGAGGGCCAAGAGATCTCCCAAAACAATCTCTTGATTCGCCCTCCTAAAACAGCCAATATCAACTCGGGTTCTGGGAGATTATAAGGGCGGGGCAACAACTTCTATGAGACGGACTGTCCTATGTTGATCGGTTAGGGGTCTGCTCACGAAACGGAAAAAATCGTACGCTAAGCCTCAGCAAGCATCCGGAGCGGCCGAAATTTACCTTGCTCGATCAGCTTGTGCTGCCGCCAGATGTAGTCGCCGGTCAGGTTGATGTGCTCCCAGCCCAGGGGGGACAGATGTGGCAGCAGCTTCTCATCGATGGCCTGGCTAGTGTCGCGTAGCAAATGGATAGCGCGTTCCAGATAGACCGTGTTCCACAGGATTATCGGTTCTCCCCTGTACGAAAACGCTACCCGGGAGGGGGTCCGCCGCCATGCTTCTTTTTTTTCAGCACACCCTGGCCCGGGGCCTTGGCGTCGAGGACACTTCCGTCCTGCCGTGCAATTCCCCCTGACCTGGATTTTGGCCGGTACGATGTCGAGCTTTTCGCTGACTTCCTCACCGATGCGGACCAGCTCAGCGCCGCAGGGGCAGGCCTTCTCCGATTCCGGCAGGTCGTGGATGATCTCCACCCGGGGCAGATCCGCAGGGATGGGGCGACGGCCGCGTTTGCGGCGGGTGCCCGCCGGAGCGCAGGCCTCCTCGAAAGTCTGCGGCTTGTGCTCCTCCACAGTCTGTTCGGCTTCGTCGAAGAGGGAAAGCTGCTGCTCCTGGCCGGTACGGGGGGTTTTCTCGGATTTGGGACCGTAAATGATCAAGTTCAGGAGCCGAAGGCGCTGCTCCAATTGGGCAATTTGCGTCCGATGATCGGCAATGACACTCTTGAGAACGGCGGGGTCGTCAGGAAGGGAATTGATGTCCACGGCCTGAGCAATATGTCAGTATTATTCAATTTAATCAAGATAATACTGGTCAAAAGAGCGTCGAATACTCTAGCCGGGAATGCCCTTTCACGGCCAGAGGATCAAGTCCGTCGAGCAGCCAAGCGAGCTGCCTGGAGTCGATGGACAGCACCTCGGCCTCGTGAGTTGGCCAGCGAAACACATGGCGCTCCAGGCGCTTTTGCCAGAGACAAAAGCCATTGCGATCCCAGTAGAGCAGCTTGACGATAGTCCGACTGCGGTTACAAAATCCGAACAAGTGGCCGGCGAACGGATCGAGCGTAAGCTGCTGTGACACCAGGATGGACAGGCCGTCGATGGCCTTGCGCATGTCCGTGGCCCCCAGGGCCAAGTAAACCCGAACGTCGTTTGCCGGCAGCATCATAACCGAGCCAGCGTGCGGACAAGCTTTTCCAGCACCGGCGCGGCGAAGTCGCCTCTGATCTCAATGCGAAAGGCGTTGCCCACGTGCACCAGCATCGGCTCAGGCGCGGTTGCCATGTCCGCCTGGGGCGACGCGGACAGCGACACAGGGACGATTGCGAAGCAAGGCGCTGGCTCTTCGTCGGCCGATCTCGCCAAACGCTTCCGCCAATAGCCCCATGAACTTGGGGAAAGGTCATGCCGCCGGCAGTAAGCCCCCTGGCTCAGACCACTGCCTCGCCAAGACTCAAAATGTCCAGCCCAATACGCCGCCTTCTCTGATCTATGCTCCGTTGCTGATGCTGCCATGGGCGTCCCTCCTGGGGACATTCCATGCCAGAAAACTCAGGAGACGTAAGAAGGACTTCTTTTGACGGTTACGGAAATACTCGGCCACATGGTCGCCACCGGACCCGTCCTCGACGTACGCATCGGCCAGCAAGCGCAGCGTGGACAGGGTTTTGTCCAGATCATCCAGCCGGGCCAAAGCGTCGTGGAGAATGGCGCTAGACATTGCTGGCCACCTCCTGGCCCTGTCCCTTGCCGTGAATGGCGTCCATGACCAGCAGCGCGGACTTGAACAACCGGGAAGCGAACGCGGTTCCCAGGGCCTTCAGGTTCTCGTCGGTCAGCCGGTGGGGCGCGAGAATAGCCTCGGCCAACTCGGCCATCTGGTTGGCATCGGTCTCGGCGAACTTCAAGGCCTGGATGAGATCGTCCCGAATTTGGGGCAACTTGCCGGCAAGGGCATCGACATGTACTTGTTCAGCAGCCATAGCGCACCTCCGTTGTGTGCATGGTTAGGCCGGGCCTTGGGAACGCGACCTCCCTTGGCTCGGCTGTTTTTATTTTACGCCCCGGATCTACTCCTGGGCATCGTCCTCGAATAGTCGGCCGCCGCCCTTGGCCTCATAGTAGGCGGCAAGGTCCGCTTTGGAGATGATGAACATCCGGCCCAGCTTGGCGGCCTTGAGGTGCCCACGCTGGACTTCACGCCTGATGGTTTCCTCATGAACGCCAAGGATTTCGGCCACCTCCCTGGTGCTATAGGCGGTGCGAGTGGGGTCGACGATCATCGCAGTAATATCCTCCTCGGCCCAGGACGCCCTGGCCGGGTCAATCAGTTCGGGGTGCTCCTTGGCGAGGCGGTCAAGGTTTGCCCGCGCCACCCGGATAGCTTCGAGATCCAGAACGGCCTTGCTCATGCAGCCAGCAACCGCTTTACCTGTTCGGCCAGGAACGCCTTGCCACTACGGCTGGCAAATCCCCTGGCTTCCAATTCCTTGGCGATACCTCGGAGGCTCAGGCCAGCACCATGAAGCCGGCGGGCCTCGGCGATAACCTCCTGTTCCGCAGAGACGGGAATCAGCTTCACGCCATCGGTGGCCAGGGAGTAGCCATAGGGAATCTGGCCCACTCGCTCGCCCCGGCGCTTCATCGCGCCCATGGCCGACTTGGTGCGGGCACCGATCAAAAGCCGCTCATATTCCGCGAACGCATCGACCATCCGGCGCATCAAGATCGACGCCGGGTCGTCGCCGTCAGTACCTTCACCGGCAGCGGAAACGATCCTGGCACCCTTCCGGCTGACGGCCCGTTCAATCAGGGCAACCTGAATCGGGTCACGACCTAATCTGTCCCTCTTCGCCACCAACAAAACGTCGCCCTTGCCCATCGTCGCCACGGCGTCCAGCAAACCCGGCCGGGCTTCCAGGCCCTTGGAACCGGAGATGCCCCGGTCCTCGAACACGGCCGTCAACTCGGCTTCCTGGGACTTGGCGAAGCGCCGGCAAGCGTCCAGCTGGGCGGCAAGGCCAGCACCGCTTTCGGCCTGATCCAGGGTGGAGACTCGGAGATATGCGAAAATGGCCATGACGTTTACCTCCATGGACATGGTGGGAATATAGGCCAATAGTCGTCTATTGTCAACTTTAAACAACAGGCTTGTCACGATGGGTCCGCTTCGTGACAGAGGCTCCACCCGTTCCTCGCCACCAGCACCGACACGAGCGCCACCTCGATGGCCGGCACCACCTTGACCGCTTGTGACTTAAAAACTACACATACAGACATGAACGTCGTCCGCCGCTACCGAACCGAGGATGGCCGGGAGGTCGTCACCGAATGGCTGGCGGGCTTACGGGACATCCGAGCACGCGCTCGAATCGCAGCCAGGATAGACAGGCTCAAGGCCGGCAACCTGGGCGACACCAAGCCGCTACGAGACGGCGTGTCGGAGCTGCGAGTGGACTACGGGCCAGGGTATCGCGTCTACTTCGGCGTCGTGGGCTTCCAGGTGATCCTGCTCCTGTGCGGCGGCGACAAGCGGACCCAGAGCGCCGACATCGACAAGGCCGTGGACTATCTGGCCGACTTCAAACGGAGGGTGTAAACGTGAAAAACCTGAACAGGGCCAGCGTCAGCCATGATGACGCCCTTGTCCGTGAGCTGCGAACTGACCCAGCCTTCGCCGCTGAATATCTCCAGGCCGCCATGGAAGACACCGAGGAGCCGGCCGTGCTGCTCATCGCCTTGCGCCACGT
Proteins encoded in this window:
- a CDS encoding helix-turn-helix domain-containing protein, which codes for MSKAVLDLEAIRVARANLDRLAKEHPELIDPARASWAEEDITAMIVDPTRTAYSTREVAEILGVHEETIRREVQRGHLKAAKLGRMFIISKADLAAYYEAKGGGRLFEDDAQE
- a CDS encoding type II toxin-antitoxin system RelE/ParE family toxin; translation: MNVVRRYRTEDGREVVTEWLAGLRDIRARARIAARIDRLKAGNLGDTKPLRDGVSELRVDYGPGYRVYFGVVGFQVILLLCGGDKRTQSADIDKAVDYLADFKRRV
- the tnpB gene encoding IS66 family insertion sequence element accessory protein TnpB (TnpB, as the term is used for proteins encoded by IS66 family insertion elements, is considered an accessory protein, since TnpC, encoded by a neighboring gene, is a DDE family transposase.); amino-acid sequence: MMLPANDVRVYLALGATDMRKAIDGLSILVSQQLTLDPFAGHLFGFCNRSRTIVKLLYWDRNGFCLWQKRLERHVFRWPTHEAEVLSIDSRQLAWLLDGLDPLAVKGHSRLEYSTLF
- the tnpA gene encoding IS66 family insertion sequence element accessory protein TnpA; protein product: MSPGGTPMAASATEHRSEKAAYWAGHFESWRGSGLSQGAYCRRHDLSPSSWGYWRKRLARSADEEPAPCFAIVPVSLSASPQADMATAPEPMLVHVGNAFRIEIRGDFAAPVLEKLVRTLARL
- a CDS encoding recombinase family protein; its protein translation is MAIFAYLRVSTLDQAESGAGLAAQLDACRRFAKSQEAELTAVFEDRGISGSKGLEARPGLLDAVATMGKGDVLLVAKRDRLGRDPIQVALIERAVSRKGARIVSAAGEGTDGDDPASILMRRMVDAFAEYERLLIGARTKSAMGAMKRRGERVGQIPYGYSLATDGVKLIPVSAEQEVIAEARRLHGAGLSLRGIAKELEARGFASRSGKAFLAEQVKRLLAA